The proteins below come from a single Candidatus Sulfotelmatobacter sp. genomic window:
- a CDS encoding GWxTD domain-containing protein: MGFTADVAAFPESSGTELDVYLRIRPSLIAELCRNGREPTPIRIEAHLRSVFGGRTDEREQIFSVIPADTAHAIGEVVVLSFPARPGPHHLEIRLDSRRRELARRGIQGPETARVEGEFDIPGPQAGREISDIQFVWMDAGDSHSHVFGRSGRALVPNPERLYGLYATDLSAYFEARGVAGDERPWHWVARLADSTGRVIADRDSTAPGASAMSAAFKLDVSGLPAGGYDLEVKAWQEGDPGALLRKAHFSVAWQPETWRRDPMDMLDEAHFLLATKEEDRFERLQAGEQERIFDDYWKIRDPTPETGVNEARIRFLRRVDFANRTYGRYGLGRGMFSDMGRVFIRYGEPDEVLRQVIPGFDDNLKTLVQQLAATEKRAMGNTEDGEPGADMRPFEVWIYEGQIPLPIDADPRQDIQRLQGRQRLVFLFVDENWLGDYHLLYSSE, encoded by the coding sequence GGCTTCACCGCCGACGTGGCCGCGTTTCCCGAGAGCTCGGGCACCGAGCTCGACGTCTACCTGCGGATCCGCCCCAGCCTGATCGCCGAGCTGTGCCGGAACGGCCGCGAGCCGACGCCCATCCGCATCGAGGCGCACCTCCGCTCCGTCTTCGGCGGCCGAACCGACGAGCGCGAACAGATCTTCAGCGTCATTCCGGCCGACACCGCCCATGCGATCGGGGAGGTCGTCGTGCTGAGTTTCCCGGCGCGGCCGGGGCCTCATCATCTCGAGATCCGGCTCGACTCCCGCCGTCGCGAGCTGGCCCGTCGCGGCATCCAGGGGCCCGAGACCGCGCGGGTCGAGGGCGAGTTCGACATTCCCGGTCCCCAGGCCGGGCGCGAAATCTCCGACATCCAGTTCGTGTGGATGGACGCCGGCGACAGCCACTCGCACGTGTTCGGCCGCAGCGGGCGCGCGCTGGTGCCCAACCCCGAGCGGCTCTACGGCCTCTACGCCACCGACCTGTCGGCCTACTTCGAGGCGCGAGGCGTGGCGGGCGACGAGCGGCCCTGGCACTGGGTGGCGCGTCTCGCCGATTCGACCGGACGAGTGATCGCCGACCGCGACAGCACGGCGCCGGGCGCCAGCGCGATGTCGGCGGCGTTCAAGCTCGACGTGAGTGGACTTCCTGCCGGAGGCTACGACCTCGAGGTCAAGGCCTGGCAGGAGGGAGACCCCGGTGCGTTGCTCCGGAAGGCGCACTTCAGCGTCGCGTGGCAACCCGAGACCTGGCGGCGAGACCCGATGGACATGCTGGACGAAGCGCATTTCCTGCTGGCCACGAAGGAGGAGGACCGCTTCGAGCGCCTGCAGGCCGGAGAGCAGGAGCGGATCTTCGACGACTACTGGAAGATTCGAGATCCGACCCCCGAGACCGGCGTCAACGAAGCGCGCATCCGCTTCCTGAGGCGCGTGGATTTCGCCAATCGCACCTACGGTCGTTACGGGCTGGGCCGCGGCATGTTCTCGGACATGGGGCGCGTCTTCATCCGCTACGGCGAGCCCGACGAGGTGCTGCGCCAGGTGATCCCCGGATTCGACGACAACCTCAAGACCCTCGTTCAGCAGCTCGCAGCCACCGAGAAGCGGGCCATGGGGAATACCGAGGACGGCGAGCCCGGCGCCGACATGAGGCCGTTCGAGGTCTGGATCTACGAAGGGCAGATCCCGCTGCCGATCGACGCCGATCCCCGGCAAGACATCCAG